AGTTCTATCCAATCGCGGTAGTGTTGAACTTCCGTATAAATTCCGGGATTTCCTTTAACAGCGCATTCAACGCCCCAAGATACGATCCCAACAAGCCGTTTATCAACCACCATTGGACCACCAGAATCACCTTGACAAGCATCTTTACCACCGTCTGGAGTCATCGCGCAAATTCTTCCTTCATCTGGAATCTTTGTGAAATCATAAGCTTCCTGACAACTTTCGATGCTAATTGTGGGAATAACGACCATTTGAAGTCGGCCATTAAAGGGGAAGCTCTTTGTATCGCCCCATCCAGTGACGACAGTCTGAGTTTCGGGTTTAACTTTTTCACCCTTATTGGGCAAATCTATGGGTTGGCAAGCGTCTCCAAAGACAAAAGGTGTTGCTAATCGAAGTAGCGCTATGTCATCCATTGGAATATCGAATATTAGTCGGTAATTTTCGTGATTAACCACTTTGTCAACTTCGTAAATGGTTCCACCCTGGTCCTTCCACACAGTTCCAGCACGAACAGAATACATTCGTTGGGCAAATTGAGTACAATGAGCGGCTGTGAGAACCCAGTAGTCCGATATTATACTCCCGCCGCATTTATGACGTCCTCGAACCAGGACGCTCACTTGATAAGGCACATCCTCGATCTCGATATCTTCTCCTCCAACAATTCGTCCATCCGATAAATCTCTAGGTAGATAATTCGGATGAGCGGTTATTACTGGAAGGATgaaatacttttaattttcctCTTATTCATGGCTCTTCGCGAGAGGCTTGGGTTTGGGGAATTGAGTGTTTGTTGTTCTTGTTAGTTCGATAGATAATGAACATACTGTtgtggaaaaattacaaaaaaattattctttagaatgatgagaataaaaattaaagcatAAAACAGTTTTTgacagtcaaaaaaattttttttaattttgagcaACTTCATTAGTGAAGGCTTTAAAATAtgataaactaaaatattctCACTGGAAACtagaaaactaaaaattagtactaaaaaaatcttacctACTGCAAGGCCAGCCAAGCCGATAATTAGTGCTGGATAATTGATCATCTTAAAGTCTTTGGTGGCAGTCTTACACTGATCTCACTCCTAAATTCAATCGAATATTTATACGGCTCTTGGCCGAGAACATCCTTGGATtgattaacttttattattatctaaccACTTGAGATATcgtataattgttttttttactatCTAATACTTTGAAAAACGTTAtctaagatattaaaaaaaaaatacaaattttgatagtgggattttttaattcattataacTGGGCTTGTTCTTGTAGCCTTATCATTATCATATGGTCGGAATTTCCTATGATTTTAGAGTTTGATAAATCCCTTATTGCAAAAACTTTTAAGATTTCGAGTAACTTcttttttgcttattttttgCCAATATTTATCAgtgcttattatttattttttatcaacgcTAGCGGCGTGctattttggatttttcaattgcaaatgttaaaaaaaatacactggTGGCAAGAAGAATCATTACTGAACTAATTAAAAACACTGTTtcgtaaattaattatcaattttagtgCACGGAAacaagtaaactgtaataaataacagtcgatttataataagtaatgatcaactgctaaaaattaccatttcaaacagtaaaattgtaattttactattcacattgtaatattaacaatttaaacgttacaatttactctttacatggaagaaaacactatttcaaacagtaatattcgctaggtaaatgtctaaaatgttaaagtataataattaagaattcagactttaatatttatcatttcgtacctaaaaaatgatgttatgatatgtaaaaagtataaaataaagttagtaaatttttaatacaagcaacgtcaatatttacaaagtaaaatggtaaattttaaacgcaacgctaaaagtcaaactgtaattattgacttgcttagactggtaaaatgtatattttgaaagtataatttttactgtttgaaatgttaaattctcccagagtgagacccctttctctttcatctaagttccccttctcttcataatatggactatttattgaaatggcattttttactgtttgaaactgtaatttttaaagatgaaagagtcgttatttactatagtgaaaactactaatcacttattttggatattaaattataaactgtggcttttatactttctacattaagttctgtaatatttacatttttgccaccccgatgtccgctttactgtttgaaattataaaaactaaccggaatccgagtgaatattacagtttacttttttccgtctGAATAAACCCGTTTTTTTAACACTTTAGTAGAAATAAATGCCGAAACATGGTGGTGTGGTCaagaaaactaaaaatatatacaattttagaactcgttttttttttttcagccctgttattaaactttaatgaAGAACCCTTTTCAACATCAAAGCTTGACATTGCttcatttatttgtaattaaaacattttgatTGGCATTCACACCGAATTTTCCTATTTTGGTTGgccatatgttttatttttttagtaaacagAGATCTCACAGTGACTCTGCGACCGATCCAATGTATGCGTATCGACTTGTAAGTAGTTGACATAACGGAACACGTGAGGGTGTTTTATTTAcgtcataaatatatatatatatatagatttggaagatttcttgaaattttgctCGCATGACCCAACTACCttaagaatattatttattattatttatcgtctttagaatttttaaaaaattcggaagtctaaaaaacgaatttttttttaatctccgTCATTttgcgaattttttttttgtacttttttcCTTTTCAGACGATGAGGAGCATCTTAACTGTTTACAcacataacttttttttagtgacTAGAAGAGTCAGAATTACGCTCTCATGAgcaaactttttttgaaaCCTTCATTTTACCAGCCtacaactttttgaatttttttttttgctttgaatattgttttgtatatttttgatTGATCAATAAATATCTGATATAACAATGGAtggtagaaataattttttttttattgcacttCCAAATAATACCAACAATTTGTGTCTCTAGAATGCAATACCCcttcaattgttaaaaataaacaaatatcaaTGAATATAAACCCGcacatctatttttttttaatagctctcaaaatttatttttattttttattataacatatGGAAGCTAGCGGCATGTTATTTGagattttccatttttttgcatgcattgatgataaaaaaaagttcgcAATTTTTGTCGATACTAATAGTGAAAAATTTgtgtacttattttttttctttttactaaaaagtatgacatgctaaaaaaaaaaaaatcactagtttttattaatttcgtTACTTCATTtccttcttttaattaaatggtTTTGGCTAACTCAAATTTCAGGgtaattttaatcttaaatttctttatgcagcgaaaaatttattaatgtcGTATATTTGAAAGTGGAGAATTTTTTCAGTGGACAGTAGACATTCTGCGGTAGACTATGTAGTAAAAGTTCTTTTTTTAGTAAGTATCCACTAAAGATGCAAGCGTATCACATTGAAAGCtcaatttacaattaatctaGAGCAATAATTAAATCTCCGAAGGAATGaatctaataaatataaaaaaaattgaaatttgtaAGTCTGATTTGttgaaaaacgaattttttttagcttcatTTTAaacaagaataaaataaataaaaaaaatggagaTTTAAAACAGGCTATTACATCTAATACTCTATTTCTCGGTTGGGTTGGAAGCAGAATATCATCTTGGTACGAGTGACATTTAGTAACAAGGAATTGCTATCATAGTGCACTAGACTCGATAATTATAAACTGCCGTAAGCAACGTTTCACTTTAACATTGTAATGAGATTCGTCGtgcccgagaaaaaatgtttctatataattatatataattgtatataatcatatatgattatatatggaatcacatacataattatatacaattatatatgatcatacataattatatataatcatacatgattatacatatatggaattgtatatgaggttatatataatatataattatatatgactatatatggagcaatatacaaccatgcaggattatatatagttccatatacaattatatataagtatatagaattatatataatcatacatgattatatgtggaattgtatatgaggttatatataatcatatataattatatatgactgtatatggagcaatatacaaccatgcaggattatatatagttccatatacaattatatgtaagtatatagaattatatataatcatacatgattatatatggaattgtatatgaggttatatatataatcatatacaattatatatgactatatatggagcaatatacagccatgcaagattgtatatagtcccatatataattatatataagtatatataattatatatgcttatatataattaacagacataaaaattttttctttgaaaaaaaattttttttttggtaatcacaaaaagtgtaaaatgatgtttataattacgtttaaataattctgaaatacaaaatttgtcacatttcctatgagatcttttggtctgctctgctattacctaatagtaaaatcattatttattttaatatttaaataagtgttatattataatgaaattcggtaaaataaataaattatgaataatgactatccaaatatatattaaaatcaatttttatattccatttatgataaactcatatgatacattatgtagatcatagattcattattatctaagactttttaatagttggatgagttaatagttggatgggtgaccgctggtgttatagctataaaattatatctagatattttttttttgcattttaattggttacacagaattgcgtaggaccatattaaatattctatccataaaattaacccaataattaattagatgtaataaatatataattaaatattgttatatataattatatatgattatatttggccatttttcatatataatcatatataaccaatttatatataaatattttttctcgggtgcTCAGATACAGGAACATGCATCATGAGGTTTAGTTACTTTTCGCTACTTACTATCAAAACCTGTGATTATCTTAACGACGTTTTTTGTAAGCGATCTTAAGGTAGTACGGTTATGAAagcaatattttaagaaatcctCGAAACTTTGAATATAAGTCATTAAATGTATAATTCATATGCTGTTAAGATTTGAAGACGATTTACCATACCTAACTTgagataattgcaattgaaaattacattttttgtaCATGTAACATAGGAGAAGCGTGGGAAAAtgacagtttttttaattttttctatcgaAGGAATTTCACCACTCTATCGAAAAACTAGAGGTATGAAGAATATCATAtttcgaacaattaaaaaaaaaattaaaattatttactacgCTATTTTcgtgattaattaaaataaatttaacttttagaGGATTATTTTTAGAAGAGGGGGTACGAAAAATAGCCGCTATCCACTGAAACCGTagtgtgtgtatatgtatagaGAATACAGTAGTCGAAGGGTACAGTAacgttaaaaaaacttttaaaaaatctacaaCCTTAGCTCTGTCGATACGTATAACATAGATagtgagccaaaattttttgtctgaGCTGTCGCGGAGGAACTACCTTAAACTTTTCAATGTTGAAATATTTCAGCTTTAAAAATACGTGCAATTTGGAAAAATCACACGTGTTATAAGTTGGTTTATCATGGCTATGTACACTCAGCTTagaataagtataaaaaacttCGCGAACAAATTACCTCACTATTTACGTATTTCTTATTaggattattttaaaaagtctatatttgttttttctattctacagcttaaattttttcaatttccggAGAAAATAGaagtttttatgtttatttttcttccaCTGTGAGTGTTTAAATCgttggatttttttaactttttgcagaaagtttttatgattattttataatctcTCCCATTGTCGTGCTCAAAGTTGTGTTTTTGTCTACTACGAGAATCTAGAGCACAATGAATTGAATCGTATTTTTATAAGTTGTGATAAAATGGTTTGTGTTTCATGGGTTGAAAAAGTTTGAACAAAGAAAAATGATCTAATTAATAGTAAAGGATGCTGTAATCCTGTAGGAAACTTTATGAAATGgtcaaataatatatatttggtttttattttatcactaaacaaatattgttattttattttttagtatttttcacagtcatttttttttattaatgttcaAGTGTTTCCACGcaacgaaaataaaaacacgCATTCATTACTTTGAAAGCTGCAATATACTACAATCGATTGAAGTAACAATTAACAATGCAAAATTAGTTATCATAATGGAAGAAAcggacatttttttatgttgttCTAGCAAATACTAGGTCAGTTGCGATGGAGACCCAGAAGCGAACAGACTAACTTATACATCGTTATACGTAGTTATGCCATCTTCAAATGTTTAAGAACATATGcaatgtaaaatataaattgtttaattaaaaatcagttAATGTGAATCGATGTGATTATGTTGATTGTGAAAATGAGagtaaaagaaattatattgatttCTATGTTAATAGAAGTGTCGAGTTGTCAAATAACAACTTACAGTTCGTTTCAAACCGATTCAGACGTTGATTTCTACAGTGATGttgtaattgattatttttgtacTTTAATAGTATTCACCaattagtttgattttttcacTGACTTATAATTTACAGAAACGACTtcttgaattttgtttttctgaCCGTCTCAATCCTGTTGTTATTACTGAAGAGTTGTATGATAAAATTCACAAGATTCCATGGGAAATCGTAGAGCCACCTACAATTATtctcgataaaaatttttaatccaaaTAAATCCAAGTTTTCAATCCGAGATACCCGACATATGTATTGTCGGTTTCTGGGtcgattcaaaaattaaagacGCTGTtcgataatttaaaatcaacaaCAACGTGGAGTACTCAATATACTGTCATCTTTTTATTTGTGTCGAGAATCTGATTCTGGCAATTTGATAATCTACAATTACAACCCATTTACTAACTACGCACCATATCCATGGAGAAGCGCTGAAAGAACTAGTCAAGAAATTGCTGAGAAGGGAAcactattttatcaatattttgataatggtaaatattataaaattcatacaaaTCATTCAGTGCATAACGTTTTGCTAACGAAATTTTACTATGAATTACAGATCGGAGAGTTTGTCACAACATTCCCGTATGAAAAAGCTATATATCCTTCAtcatatacaaaaaattatattttacatatataaaaatatatgtgattATATAAGGACCCATATGCAAAATTTTGCCgtttcatatatacaataatGATATATGTAGTATTATGtattgatgttatactcataacatatatttcaattatattttcagctatatatgattaaatatatcgtACATATTATAATCAACactatattataaatagtataagaacaatgtatttttcagtataatttaaaatatactttaaattatatgttcaatataatttttatattggcATTGGtaccaaaattacaatagaatGCTGAGGCCAAATAATTctctgaaaaaaagttataaaaaaagagaaaatattTCGTGATGTGTTACTAATTTACTGAAATTCAGATTTGCTTCGACCGTAAACTCGATTGATCAAGTTGCTCTTGAAACTTAAGATATACGacaaactattaattttttttttttttattaatctttccGTTTTGACCTATTTCGACATATCATAAATATCTGGTATTATGTatggtattttataataaaataatatatattgccatataattgaaattttataaatgaaagtaTACAGTAATAATCTATCTCAACAtatattttacgaaaaatatatttatctattatatagttttctatataagtaatttttatataataatagtatatttgATAACATATACTAAGTAATATACGGCACTAATATATTTGAACTTatattgaatcaaataaatcttcattatattaacaaaacatttattatttcatatatataattttgccGCTATATATGATCACATATTCCCCATATAACTTTCCATATATGTTCAGCCATATATAGTTTTTTCATGCGGGTACCTTTGACAAAACTAAAACGCTAGGCAATCATAAAATTAAGACAACGGTAATACTTAAGGTACAAAATGCTACTCGTGATGATGTGATTGatgttaaaaaagtaaattttaaatttattccaaattcaAAAACACCATCTGTGAATTTCTTATTCAGTTTGTTGAATATGACACCATCTTAATATATTATTCATCATTCTTTCGCTGATGCTCTGAAAAAAGGATACCTGAAAACATTAGCTAGTGGTAATTACGATATTAACGAACAAAATATGCAAGTTGcgaatattaattacaaatatacCGACATACTGGCTTATTatagagaaattaaattttcaatattaactcaaaaacggactttttttgcaataaccAGTCAAATTGTCAGCGAAcacaattatgaaatatttttactttagaTCATTGTTATACTATCAGTTGCTCTTCTTATACTAATACACAATTACTTCGCATTCAGTGTTTCTCTTCTAGATGTTTTTAGTCTGATATTTAATATGGGAATAATGACGCCTCTCGGTCGATTGTCGATGCGGATTGTGTTTGTCATAgcatctttttttattttttcggcATCTTCACCTATTTAGAATGAAATATCGGCTCTTTTAGCTGGACCGTCTCGATACAGTATTGATACTTTGCAAAACTTGTTCGATCATCGTTATCATGTCTTTTACGATCCGGACTTACATCAGGATATCTTAAGCCAAAATATCTGGGTTACTGacgatgataaaaaattcttgcatTCTTGTGGTCATAGTGAACTATTGGATACAAAACATTATATTAATccaataaagaaaataagaaagagagaaaaaattgaaacttcTGAACAATTAGATGAAGTAACCGAAAACGATTTAATCCCTGCTTACAAAATTTTCGGGGTTAGTTTGATCATAgcgttattaattttttgtgttgaagtaataatagaaaaaatgtttactcATCATAAAACCGATCATAAGCAAACGATGTCAAGAGTTGAACCAAAAATTGAGCGCTCTAAGCTCCAAAAGACTATCAAAAAATACAAGCGAAATCGTAATCGAAAGTCTTGGTTaccgtaaaaataatttgttgatGGTGTAAATTCATCTCAAAGGTTAAAAAGTGCACATACTGtctgttgattataaaataatccagtaatttttcaatgaaataataaatttaaattgcatGTTTTGTTGTGTGATGAGTGACGATAATATTACGATCGATTTATTCACGGTGAACTGAAATGAAATGGATTATCATGTTATTCACTAtgtaatattgaaaaatatattgatgtGTTTACGAATCTcaatttctatttattaacagtCATAACTacttgctttttttttaacttcccgctaagaaaattagaaatgagctcgaagagctcaaaagtttaagAAAGCtaactttttgagctcggagagctcaaaataatatacaaattatattttttatctcaaagagctcaaaaacgttataagtgcaattttaagcgcttagatatcGTATGAGTGGGgttgcagggatggtctttagggtcaaccgttttcctaattttttttatctataaattatcAGATTTTCAGGtaggaccgaaaaaaaatattgcctaaaaataaaacatcttAATGTCGATacaaagttcaaaaattctgCAGATTTATACATTAAGATTGATATAGAAGTAGATGAACCAAAAATTTAGTTTCTttattcactaaaaaaatcaatatctaAAGGTAATAAGTTGGaagaagtttaaaaattcaagtacCTAAGGTTCTAGTTTATCGCAAGAAATAGTGCTGACCAACAGAAAGAGTAGCAAAAAAAAGGTTCAAAAAGGCGCGCAAAGCAATATGAGGAGTAATGGAGAaaatagaagaaaaataagaCGGAGACAGAATGTGATGAACACAGTGATGTTATTCCGAGCACAAGTATAAGGTCGAGATAATTGAGAAACTGCAGagaaaattctataaaatagcTATGAGATCAAACAGGAAGATTCGAGAGTCGATTTGGAGAAGATAAACGGAGTCGAGAAAATGTGAGTGATTGAAAAAGCAAGAAGAAAAAACTATAGAAAAACTGTGGTTTGAAGAAAAACATGTTGGAATTTGGTAACTCATTCTTAATCAAATAGGATATGAAGATATTGTAAACTCATTTACAAAATAAACCTCGTAGAAAAGATCGGGTAGAAAATCGCTATCGGAATTGTAGGATAATAGAATGAAAATTGAGATAGATGAAAACAATTACTACCGTTATAACAACATAATAGAGTAAAATAGGGCTGAATAGTGGGTATGACTGAGGTGCGGAAACATAGATAGGGCGTTTGAGAATTTCATATAGACCGAACGGACGTAACACGTAGAATATGTAATTAAGAATGTGAAACACAGTACTGATCGATTCGAGGTAGTACTAATTAGGTAATACTAATTGGTGGGTTTTAAATTACTGttcgaaatttaatttaatttggagtactagaaaatttttgtaagacaATGGTTtaggaattttgttaaattttttaaaaattaatagaaaatttatttcacttttACAAAAAGTACATTGCAAATCTACTTCAAAACCAAGTGTGTACTAcaccggaaaaaaaatttttttcctcctagaatactaaattttttacttgagttttcttgatttaaaaaaactggtattcttaaccttaaaatacCACGCTTTATTATAAGGCTAGTTTTTTGACAGTGAGAAAACGGTAttcttatagttaaaaaactttCGTATTTTAATCATAAGAATACTACCAGTTTTTTAACCATAAGGAAACATTTCCTtggtagaaaaaaacttttttttcagtgtatgctTCGAAGCTATAGGCTTACCATAGATTTTAACACATCATAAAacgagtaataaataattaaaaaaatatctgcgGAAATTTCCGcatttggccggaagtgcccaaaCAAAGCTcctgtttaaaaattctatgaaaatcaaataaatcgtCTAAACCCAAAATATcttaggaaatgcccaaacacagctcctcttaaaagcggaactcaaaattccaattttaaaaggttcttc
The sequence above is drawn from the Cotesia glomerata isolate CgM1 linkage group LG4, MPM_Cglom_v2.3, whole genome shotgun sequence genome and encodes:
- the LOC123263678 gene encoding trypsin-3-like gives rise to the protein MINYPALIIGLAGLAVVITAHPNYLPRDLSDGRIVGGEDIEIEDVPYQVSVLVRGRHKCGGSIISDYWVLTAAHCTQFAQRMYSVRAGTVWKDQGGTIYEVDKVVNHENYRLIFDIPMDDIALLRLATPFVFGDACQPIDLPNKGEKVKPETQTVVTGWGDTKSFPFNGRLQMVVIPTISIESCQEAYDFTKIPDEGRICAMTPDGGKDACQGDSGGPMVVDKRLVGIVSWGVECAVKGNPGIYTEVQHYRDWIELITGF